One Oncorhynchus clarkii lewisi isolate Uvic-CL-2024 chromosome 32, UVic_Ocla_1.0, whole genome shotgun sequence DNA window includes the following coding sequences:
- the LOC139391946 gene encoding leukotriene B4 receptor 1-like codes for MTRVQEKITNVTIVNMTSSNNSSLDSTLILASWNSGSLISSIILGLCCVIGLPGNIAVLVVILRRSSRRLNFTLCLMLNLASSDILCLAMVPVWIYNILSDWTLGHAVCKLATFLLYLSLCSNVLTVTLLGVHRYLQVLYPQMWNRLGRKGEVVLLLALWGLACALTSPTVATRDVVDGGLHCQQHKGSDAERVAVLVLQTLLGFVIPFSVLVTSYCCLHRRVNQTALFSSAYP; via the exons ATGACAAGAGTTCAAGAGAAGATAACAAACGT GACCATTGTGAACATGACCTCCTCCAACAACTCTAGCTTGGACTCCACTTTGATTCTGGCTAGCTGGAATTCGGGCAGCCTGATATCGAGCATCATCCTGGGGCTGTGCTGTGTTATAGGCCTCCCTGGTAACATAGCTGTCCTGGTGGTCATCCTGCGCCGCTCGTCCCGACGCCTAAACTTCACCCTGTGCCTCATGCTGAACCTGGCTTCCTCTGACATCCTGTGCCTGGCCATGGTTCCCGTTTGGATCTACAATATCCTGTCCGACTGGACTCTGGGCCATGCCGTATGCAAGTTAGCCACCTTCCTGCTCTACCTCAGCCTGTGTTCTAACGTGCTAACGGTTACTCTACTCGGTGTCCATCGCTACCTCCAGGTACTCTACCCGCAGATGTGGAACAGGCTGGGGCGCAAGGGGGAGGTGGTGCTGCTCCTAGCCCTGTGGGGGCTCGCCTGTGCTCTGACATCCCCCACTGTTGCCACTCGCGATGTGGTTGATGGCGGACTCCATTGCCAGCAACACAAGGGCTCCGATGCTGAAAGAGTTGCTGTGCTTGTCTTGCAGACCCTTTTAGGGTTTGTGATCCCGTTCTCTGTGCTGGTCACCTCCTACTGCTGCCTCCACCGGCGGGTGAACCAGACGGCGCTGTTCAGCAGTGCCTACCCATAG